In Collimonas arenae, a single genomic region encodes these proteins:
- a CDS encoding amidohydrolase — MHADTILLNGRFHTMDRGQPLATAVAIRDGKFIAVGDAEDAMRHRAESAQVIDLQGRTVIPGLNDSHLHLIRGGLNYNLELRWEGVPSLADALRMLREQALRTPQPQWVRVIGGWTEFQFAEKRMPTLEEINAAAPDTPVFILHLYDRALLNRAALRAVGYTKDTPNPPGGEIQRDASGNPTGMLIAKPNAMILYATLAKGPALPREQQVNSTRQFMRELNRLGVTSAIDAGGGFQNYPEDYAIIDQLAREQQLTIRIAYNLFTQRKGQELEDFQKWTDMVAPGQGDDFYRHNGAGEMLVFSAADFEDFLEPRPELAANMEGELEKVVRHLVSQRWPFRLHATYDESISRMLDVFERVNRDIPFDGLHWIFDHAETITPRNIERVRALGGGIAIQHRMAFQGEYFVERYGAEAAKHTPPVARMLEMGVPVGAGTDATRVASYNPWTALYWLVSGRTVGGMRLYDAASQLSRDTALELWTAGSAWFSSEQGKKGRIKEGQLADLAVLSADFFTVAEDDIKALESVLTVVGGKIVYGAAEFGPLAPPPIPVLPDWSPVKTVPGHYRSLSQHRPQQRQALPHQCAGACGVHAHAHDVARKSTVPVADHTGFWGTLGCSCFAF; from the coding sequence ATGCATGCAGATACGATCTTGTTGAACGGCCGTTTTCACACGATGGACCGAGGCCAGCCGCTGGCGACAGCGGTGGCGATTCGAGACGGTAAATTCATCGCCGTGGGCGATGCCGAGGACGCCATGCGGCATCGCGCAGAGAGTGCGCAAGTGATCGACCTGCAAGGGCGCACGGTGATTCCCGGCTTGAACGACTCCCACTTGCACCTGATACGCGGCGGCCTTAACTACAACCTGGAACTCCGCTGGGAAGGCGTGCCATCGCTGGCAGATGCCTTGCGCATGTTGCGCGAACAGGCGCTGCGTACGCCGCAACCGCAATGGGTACGCGTGATCGGAGGCTGGACCGAATTCCAGTTCGCCGAGAAGCGTATGCCCACCCTGGAAGAAATCAATGCGGCCGCACCCGATACGCCGGTATTCATCCTTCACCTGTACGATCGCGCCTTGCTTAACCGTGCTGCTTTACGCGCCGTCGGCTATACCAAAGACACGCCGAATCCGCCCGGTGGTGAGATCCAGCGCGACGCCAGCGGTAATCCGACCGGCATGTTGATCGCCAAACCGAATGCGATGATTCTGTATGCCACCCTAGCCAAGGGCCCGGCGCTGCCGCGCGAGCAACAAGTCAATTCGACGCGCCAGTTCATGCGCGAACTGAACCGCCTCGGCGTCACGAGCGCCATCGATGCCGGCGGCGGCTTCCAGAATTATCCGGAAGACTACGCCATCATCGATCAACTGGCGCGCGAGCAGCAACTGACGATTCGCATTGCCTACAATCTGTTCACCCAGCGCAAGGGGCAGGAACTGGAAGACTTCCAGAAATGGACCGACATGGTTGCACCGGGGCAGGGCGATGATTTCTACCGTCATAACGGCGCTGGTGAAATGCTGGTGTTTTCCGCAGCGGATTTTGAAGACTTCCTGGAGCCCCGGCCGGAACTGGCGGCCAACATGGAAGGTGAACTCGAAAAGGTAGTGCGCCACCTTGTGTCGCAGCGCTGGCCGTTCCGTTTACACGCCACCTACGACGAATCGATCAGCCGCATGCTGGATGTGTTTGAGCGCGTCAACCGCGATATTCCTTTCGATGGTTTGCACTGGATTTTCGACCACGCCGAGACCATCACGCCGCGCAATATCGAAAGAGTGCGGGCGCTTGGCGGCGGTATCGCGATCCAGCACCGCATGGCATTCCAGGGTGAATATTTTGTCGAGCGCTATGGTGCCGAGGCGGCCAAGCATACGCCGCCGGTGGCGCGCATGCTGGAGATGGGCGTGCCTGTGGGGGCGGGCACCGACGCCACGCGTGTGGCCAGTTACAACCCCTGGACTGCGCTTTACTGGCTGGTGTCCGGCCGCACTGTGGGCGGCATGCGTCTGTATGACGCCGCTAGCCAGTTATCCCGTGATACCGCGCTGGAACTGTGGACTGCCGGCAGCGCCTGGTTTTCCAGCGAGCAGGGTAAAAAAGGCCGCATCAAGGAAGGCCAGCTGGCCGATCTGGCAGTATTGTCGGCAGATTTTTTTACCGTTGCCGAAGATGATATCAAGGCGCTGGAGTCGGTGCTGACGGTGGTCGGCGGCAAGATCGTGTATGGCGCTGCAGAATTCGGCCCGCTGGCGCCGCCGCCGATCCCTGTGCTACCGGATTGGTCGCCGGTAAAGACGGTGCCGGGCCATTACCGCAGCCTGTCGCAACATCGGCCGCAGCAGCGTCAGGCGCTGCCGCATCAATGCGCGGGCGCTTGCGGCGTGCATGCGCATGCACATGATGTGGCGAGAAAATCGACAGTCCCTGTTGCCGACCATACGGGATTCTGGGGCACACTGGGTTGCAGCTGTTTTGCTTTTTGA
- a CDS encoding GGDEF domain-containing protein, whose product MGPLVPAFLPSYQTATVVAYVIITYLIFGHYRATKEVDLLYIGAGSFYAAVILIVQFLAMPGAFVPQVGLLGGAQTTIWLWFLWHAGLALSILLYAVSRWWSPSWLASHLERVPNWLIAVVLAALTASLLAVVVFHEQLPKLIDNGNFHLVTTSGIGPFLQILTASAMLILWRATGFRAVLHVWLAVALVALQCDNVITMAGGSQFSIGWYVGRCNALISATVLLLIYLREMNQVYLKTVQDARLLALNNAMLEVRMDQVRMDDLTGLPSRSLFLELAETLRNSGTVSRQAVALLFIDLDGFKWINDNLGHDRGDVVLVEVAAALRSVLRDSDIAGRVGGDEFVVCLVAPALAIKATATAVASRIVSRVAAIGDGIGCSIGIALCQAESLEWDSALRQADEAMYQAKRQGKSRFTVYGHSLIDEVA is encoded by the coding sequence ATGGGGCCGCTGGTCCCGGCTTTCCTGCCTTCATACCAGACCGCGACAGTGGTTGCCTACGTCATCATCACCTATCTGATATTTGGACACTATCGCGCCACCAAGGAAGTCGATCTGCTCTATATCGGCGCCGGCAGCTTCTATGCCGCAGTGATTCTGATTGTGCAATTCCTTGCCATGCCCGGCGCATTTGTGCCGCAAGTGGGGCTGTTGGGCGGTGCGCAGACCACTATCTGGCTGTGGTTTCTCTGGCATGCAGGCTTGGCGCTAAGCATATTGCTTTACGCGGTCAGCCGTTGGTGGAGTCCGTCATGGCTGGCCAGTCATCTCGAACGGGTGCCGAACTGGCTGATAGCGGTGGTGCTGGCGGCGTTGACCGCAAGCTTGCTAGCGGTGGTTGTATTTCATGAGCAATTACCCAAGCTGATCGATAACGGCAACTTTCATCTGGTGACTACCAGCGGCATCGGCCCCTTTCTGCAGATCCTCACTGCATCGGCCATGCTGATATTGTGGCGCGCCACGGGTTTCAGGGCGGTGTTGCACGTATGGTTGGCTGTGGCGCTGGTCGCCCTGCAATGCGACAACGTGATCACCATGGCAGGCGGTAGCCAGTTCTCCATCGGCTGGTATGTCGGCCGCTGCAACGCCTTGATTTCGGCCACCGTGCTGCTGCTGATCTATCTGCGGGAAATGAACCAGGTTTACCTGAAGACTGTGCAGGACGCTCGTCTGCTGGCGCTCAACAACGCCATGCTGGAAGTCAGGATGGACCAGGTGCGGATGGATGACCTGACCGGCCTGCCTAGTCGTTCGCTGTTTCTGGAACTGGCAGAAACCTTGCGCAACAGCGGCACGGTCAGCCGCCAAGCGGTGGCGTTATTGTTCATCGATCTGGATGGCTTCAAATGGATTAACGACAACCTGGGGCATGACCGCGGTGATGTTGTACTGGTCGAGGTAGCGGCAGCGCTGAGATCGGTATTGCGCGACAGCGATATCGCCGGGCGTGTCGGCGGCGATGAATTCGTGGTCTGTCTGGTGGCGCCTGCGCTGGCGATCAAGGCCACTGCGACTGCGGTCGCTAGTCGCATCGTCAGTCGTGTAGCGGCGATTGGGGACGGTATTGGCTGCAGTATCGGCATCGCCCTGTGCCAGGCTGAAAGCCTGGAATGGGATTCAGCCTTGCGCCAAGCAGATGAAGCCATGTACCAAGCCAAGCGCCAAGGCAAGAGCCGTTTCACCGTCTATGGACACTCGTTGATCGACGAAGTGGCCTGA
- a CDS encoding NAD(P)H-quinone oxidoreductase, which produces MRAIEITQPGGPEVLQICERPVPSFKAGEVLIKVQAAGINRPDVFQRTGNYSPPPGASDLPGLEIAGEIVDGDFSATSFKKGDLVCALVQGGGYAEYCSAPAAQCLPLPTGWSAVEAASLPETFFTVWSNVFDRAKLVGGETLLVQGGSSGIGAAAIQIATALGHRVFATAGSDDKCRACEALGAERGINYRTEDFAAVIKTATDGKGVNVILDMVAGDYVPREISCLADDGRLVFIATLGGSSASIDFRQVLMRRLTITGSTLRPRPIAFKAAIAAQLQERVWPLLAAKKIKPVIFKTFPLEQAAQAHTLMESSSHIGKIMLTT; this is translated from the coding sequence ATGCGCGCTATCGAAATTACCCAACCCGGCGGCCCCGAGGTTCTGCAAATCTGCGAACGCCCTGTACCGTCATTCAAGGCAGGCGAAGTGCTCATCAAGGTGCAAGCTGCCGGCATCAACCGGCCAGATGTTTTCCAGCGCACCGGCAATTATTCTCCGCCACCCGGCGCATCCGATTTACCAGGATTGGAAATCGCCGGTGAAATCGTCGACGGCGATTTCAGCGCAACTTCATTCAAGAAAGGCGACCTGGTCTGCGCCCTGGTCCAAGGCGGCGGCTACGCCGAATACTGCAGCGCGCCGGCTGCGCAGTGCTTGCCGTTGCCGACCGGCTGGAGCGCAGTGGAAGCGGCATCGCTGCCGGAAACTTTTTTCACCGTGTGGAGCAATGTCTTCGATCGCGCCAAACTGGTTGGCGGCGAGACCCTGCTGGTGCAGGGCGGCAGTTCCGGTATCGGCGCAGCTGCGATCCAGATCGCCACGGCGCTCGGCCACCGGGTATTTGCGACAGCCGGCTCGGACGATAAATGCCGCGCCTGCGAAGCGCTGGGCGCTGAACGCGGCATCAATTACCGCACCGAAGACTTCGCAGCAGTGATCAAGACCGCGACCGACGGCAAAGGCGTGAACGTGATCCTCGATATGGTCGCCGGCGATTATGTGCCGCGCGAAATCAGCTGCCTGGCTGATGATGGCCGCCTGGTTTTCATCGCCACCCTCGGCGGCAGCAGCGCCAGCATCGATTTCCGCCAGGTGCTGATGCGACGCCTGACGATTACCGGTTCGACCCTGCGGCCACGGCCGATCGCCTTCAAGGCAGCGATTGCAGCGCAATTGCAAGAGCGCGTCTGGCCGCTGCTGGCGGCGAAAAAAATCAAGCCGGTCATCTTCAAGACATTCCCTCTGGAACAGGCGGCGCAAGCGCATACCCTGATGGAAAGCAGCTCGCATATCGGCAAGATCATGCTGACCACTTGA
- a CDS encoding c-type cytochrome, with protein MKRILLWASGLVLLLIVAIVAVLAVLNADDASGGSAAPATATTDPAAQIVRGAYLVRTGDCIACHTARGGKELVGGRAIQTPFGAIYSPNLTPDKEAGIGSWSADDFWRALHNGKSKDGSLLYPAFPYTNYTKVTREDADAMFAYLRSVTPVPQQNRQPDLRFPYNNRFLLYGWRALYFRPGVYQPEKGQSAEWNRGAYLVQGLGHCSACHTTRNALGGSDLKAELGGGFIPVINWYAPSLTSDDEIGLGDWDIQHITDLLKNGVSPRGTVLGPMAEVVGASLQHLSDADVGAMALYLKSLPRQKEASPPKERASADEVARVLEQGAKIYKNHCADCHQASGKGAWPAYPPLASNHAITMASPVNAIRVVLNGGFSPSTAANPRPYGMPPYGPALSDSEIAAVVSYIRNSWGNKAPIVSSAEVNRYRAIPLD; from the coding sequence ATGAAACGCATACTCTTGTGGGCGTCGGGCCTGGTGTTGCTGCTGATTGTTGCAATAGTTGCCGTGCTGGCGGTGCTGAATGCCGACGATGCAAGCGGCGGATCGGCTGCGCCGGCGACGGCAACAACTGATCCGGCGGCGCAGATCGTCCGCGGCGCTTATCTGGTTCGCACCGGTGACTGTATCGCTTGCCATACCGCCCGCGGCGGTAAGGAACTGGTCGGCGGACGGGCGATACAGACTCCGTTCGGCGCCATCTATTCGCCGAACCTGACGCCAGACAAGGAGGCCGGTATCGGTAGCTGGAGCGCCGACGATTTCTGGCGTGCCCTGCACAACGGCAAATCGAAAGATGGTAGCTTGTTGTATCCGGCGTTTCCTTACACGAACTACACCAAGGTCACGCGCGAAGATGCGGACGCCATGTTTGCCTATCTGCGCAGCGTGACGCCTGTGCCGCAACAGAACCGGCAGCCCGATTTGCGTTTTCCTTATAACAACCGGTTCCTGTTGTACGGCTGGCGCGCATTGTATTTCCGTCCGGGCGTGTATCAGCCGGAGAAGGGTCAATCTGCAGAATGGAATCGCGGCGCCTATCTGGTGCAGGGCCTGGGCCACTGCAGCGCGTGCCATACCACGCGCAATGCGCTGGGCGGCAGTGACCTGAAGGCTGAACTGGGAGGCGGTTTCATCCCGGTTATCAACTGGTACGCGCCATCGCTCACTTCCGATGACGAAATCGGCCTGGGCGACTGGGACATACAACACATAACCGACTTGTTGAAAAACGGTGTCTCGCCGCGCGGCACAGTGCTCGGGCCGATGGCAGAAGTTGTCGGCGCCAGCCTGCAACACTTGAGCGATGCAGATGTCGGCGCCATGGCGCTATATCTGAAATCCTTGCCGCGCCAGAAAGAAGCGTCGCCGCCGAAAGAGCGCGCCAGTGCAGATGAAGTGGCGCGCGTGCTGGAGCAGGGGGCGAAAATCTACAAGAACCATTGTGCGGATTGTCACCAGGCTTCCGGCAAAGGCGCCTGGCCGGCCTATCCGCCGCTGGCAAGCAATCACGCCATTACCATGGCCTCGCCGGTGAATGCGATCCGTGTGGTGCTGAATGGCGGCTTCTCGCCGAGCACCGCAGCCAATCCGCGTCCCTACGGCATGCCGCCTTACGGTCCGGCGTTGAGCGATAGTGAAATCGCCGCGGTGGTGTCGTATATCCGCAATAGCTGGGGTAACAAGGCGCCGATTGTCAGTTCGGCCGAGGTCAATCGCTATCGCGCGATTCCTTTGGACTAG
- a CDS encoding c-type cytochrome produces the protein MSILLQGPERDATCAARWLRSGFLVSIAVAAFSVAAHAAEVDATAVPDTIKQRLTACTACHGEQGRATNDGYYPRIAGKPAGYLYNQLHNFREGRRQYPMMTYLVDHLSDAYLQEIAAYFADQHPPYPAPQPVDPSSATRERGEALVNKGDPGKKIPACIACHGSAMTGVLPTTPGLLGLPRDYLVSQIGAWKNGARHAFAPDCMAQVAQRLSAEDIGAVASWLAAQPVPAGATAVAPGSVKLPLACGSVPGSAE, from the coding sequence ATGTCGATTCTTTTGCAGGGACCGGAGCGGGACGCAACATGCGCTGCGCGATGGTTGCGGTCCGGGTTTCTTGTCTCGATTGCCGTCGCTGCGTTCAGCGTCGCGGCCCATGCGGCTGAGGTCGACGCCACCGCCGTTCCAGATACGATCAAGCAGCGCCTGACTGCCTGTACCGCCTGCCATGGCGAACAGGGACGTGCCACCAACGACGGCTATTACCCGCGCATCGCCGGCAAGCCGGCCGGCTATCTGTATAACCAGCTGCACAATTTCCGTGAAGGACGGCGCCAGTATCCGATGATGACTTATCTCGTGGATCACCTGTCCGACGCCTACCTGCAGGAAATCGCCGCCTATTTCGCCGACCAGCATCCGCCTTATCCGGCGCCTCAGCCAGTGGATCCGTCAAGCGCTACACGTGAACGCGGGGAAGCGCTGGTCAACAAGGGCGATCCGGGCAAGAAAATCCCCGCCTGCATTGCCTGCCATGGCAGCGCCATGACCGGTGTGTTGCCGACTACGCCGGGTCTGCTCGGCCTGCCGCGCGATTATCTGGTGAGCCAGATCGGCGCCTGGAAAAACGGTGCGCGGCATGCCTTTGCTCCGGATTGCATGGCGCAGGTGGCGCAGCGCCTGAGCGCTGAAGATATCGGCGCAGTGGCGTCCTGGCTGGCAGCGCAGCCGGTACCGGCCGGCGCCACAGCGGTTGCTCCCGGCTCCGTGAAATTACCGCTGGCCTGTGGCAGTGTTCCCGGGAGCGCCGAATGA